The genomic region AATCAAGCTTACTTGCAATAAAAGCCTTTATAATTTTACTAAGACACTTAAAAGGAGCACCCCTTTTCCCTAGGCACATTACATTTATAAGGTTTAATATTGCCTAACAAATACTCAATGTGTCTCAACCATGTCATTTTACTATCAAAAATTAGGCCTAGATAGCAGAAAGAATCATCCAGCCTAATAGGCTGATTTACAACATTTACTTGTGGCACTgcagtattattattttttgagaaaagcaTACCTACTGTTTTCTCAGGTGATAATGTCATATTATTCTTGTTGGACcagtaaatttatatatatatatatatatatatatatatatatatatatatatatatatatatatatatatatatatatatatatatatatatatagagtcgTACTCGCTCCtacttttaatcacatttgttataTGTAAGTTTACATATTTGAAGGTCAGGTTGTTATTGTGTGCAGTACTTGGAAATTTTTTGGAACTTAATATTGAATTATATCTGTTTTTAGAATAATTTCAATCCACAATCAGCTAAAATGAAAGGTCCAAATGAGACTAATAAAGACCCAACTGAAGATTCAAATGATGTACAAAATGGGTCCCAAGAAAATGAGACTAAAAATGGTGAAGCTGGAAATGGTGTGGCAATCCAAGCACCAGAACCAGAAGACTTCTCTGAATATATGTGGATGGCAAATGAAGAAGAATTTGAGAGACAGGtatgtttttccaaatttttgtttttatgtataGGCCAACAAACAAAATGTGCTTGTCCCTTTCTCTTTATGAGAATATGCTAAGTTTTCGTAGGCTATCTGTATATAATGGTTCGGATATTAAAACCTGGTAAAAATTCTGACCTACTTTCAGCTTGCATCAAACTTGGCTTTGGAATTCAAGGtcacacaaaaaaatatcatagttttttagctgaaatatAATCCACCAGAAATCTCAGACAGTATCCATATACTTCTCTGTTTTATGATTCATCCAACATTTTGATCTATTTACCCTGCGTATTGATTGCTGAAGAACAATGGACACAACGTTAGCAATCTGCTTTTCAAATTATGTAGTAGGCTATAACAACATTTTATATATGATTACCTCCCTCTAACCTCATGTTTTTGAACTCTGATTGCATAGAACTTCCTGTTTGTACTTAACGTGTGTCAAGCGtggaaagcaaaattaaaaacaccTTATCCAAAAGACAGAACAACAGGTAGCATCATTGTAAGGCTGCTAAGTAGCCCAGAAGcacttttttgattttggctttataaaaaataaaatgttttaaaatcaaCACTTTTTTAAATAGGGGGCACTTTCTAGGATAAACAGGGCTTTGTGAAATATTGTGATATTTCATAAGGCTTTGGGGCTATGGTTTGATGAACTTCcaattaagattctatgaaatCCAGTTAGttttaaaaggataaaaatgaGAGAACACATGTATATACACATGTCAGAGGGGGATAGTTTTACTCCTTGGAGGACCAGAAAAATTTTAGTAGTACAGATATTTCGAAGCTCTATAAATATTCCACTAATGACTAGATGTAGATACATTTAATGATGCCCAAAACTGTCCATGCAATTGTGTGTTCTGGCTGTTCTTACCCTAGGGGTACCCTTACATTTTGTGTCCAAATATGGATGTATGTAGTTATTGTCCAGAGCTTTTGTCCTTCTGTTTATTTCAACCTTTTTTAGAAATCTAGTATTTAGTTTGTTAAATACAATGCACAAAAGAAACATAGACAaagcatgataaaaaaaaatcgactatAAAGATAAAAGACTATAAAGTCTCTGCATGACAGAGGATCAGTCAACTGCAAATAAAGCCCATGTTTTAATGGCATAGAAGGATTTAGCTATTTGAAAGCCTAGCAAGTAGGGATTTTGGAAGCAAAATGTAAGATGGAATAATAAGTAAATGATAATGTCAAAAGAACAGAGGGAGGAGGGAGGGTCTTCAGCAGAGATTAGCATAGCTGATACAACGTTTTGTGAAAGTCAGTTGTAATTTGATACAGGATCCTAATTAATCCCTAAATTTCTAACCTTAAAAGAAATAACTTCAAGTAAAAATGTAATGAGCATAAGGAATTAAGAGTGAGACACAATGAAGCACAAATTAGGGATTTTTCAACCATTAGTATTGCAGAGCAagcatgtttcatttttaatatgaGTGGTCTGTATAATGACTCagctcttatttttctttgaattacaGGTATTACAACAATTAGAAGAGGAAGCCTTGATGGAAGAGTGTATGCTTGAGTCATTTAATGGATTGTCACCTGGCTTTGAGCCTTTTCCACAACAAGACCAAATGATGATGTTTCAGCCTCTGGTTCAACAACCACCAGTACCCTCTTTTCAAATCCCATTCAATTATCCTAACTGGTATGTTACTGTTAGATATTTTTGGTGTTCTGGatttttctagttattttaTAAGTTGGTAGGGTCATGCCAAAGAACATTGGAAGTTAatgttttgcaatttttatattatcataaagaaatattgtttttcaTGGCTGCCGAAAGGAAATAAACTGTCTAAGGAGGTAAATAACTTATTTCTTTAGACACAAAGCTTGCTCGAATTCAATTGTCAGATATTGTGTTGTGGtatttcttctttccttttttcttcttttttgtcttaaGTATGAATGCAAGGATTTTGGTATGCATTTACTTTAACAAGCTCAgctttaattcttttataaatttAGTGTGAATAAAAcccttttattattattttcaatattatataGCCTCATTGATTGTTAAAACCCAGCTACTTGAGGACTGGAAGGCCATCAACCGTTAGAAGAAGAAAATCTCCTTTGAGATCACCTCGATAAACTGGTGATATTTTAGAACCAGAAACAAATGTCAGATGAAAAATAGGTTGGTACAATGGTTTTGTTTATGGCTTTTGTTTATGGCTTTTGTTTCTGGGTATAATTGCACTCATTTGTTTTGTTAAGCCACTGGCGGACTATAAGGTTGTTTTACTCTTTCCTGCTCTGACTAGTCTATCACGGAAAGCGAGATTACTACCAACGCCTTGAATCTTACGGTAACTTCTGAGAGGGGACTAATTCCATAATTCCCAATGTCTTTGCTCTGCTCCTTGCAAcaaattccatcaaaatgatccataggACGTAACCCttcttaactcctgatttaatacaaaaccagctacaaacctcatttcctaccttaaccgcagcaatgttGTTCTTGTACATAAAACTAgtcattttaatgtatttatctggtataccatacaaagaCAGGACCTTCGCTAtcgctcttctatcagctgaatcaagcGCATACTCATAATCtttaaaactgaggactaaaaaGATTTGATGACTTAGGAattcaggggcggatctagagcaaaatcttggggggggggaatacgACAAAGGTGTcaataattgacaaatttattctaaaaaagagtgCAAAACAGGGAAAGGGTGTGccaaaaaatcttgggggggacaggacggtttagcacattttcaaatGTTCTCACTCTCTTTGGCTCTTTCGTTTTCATTAATTGtagccccgttcctatctttaactgggacaagtccataTTGACTATTATAGATAGTATAATAGTCCATATATTGTCAGCTAAACGAGATGAATTATCTGAGCCGTTAGCAAATTGGCGTGTATTCGTCACGATTTTTATGAGTAAAAAGGTGGCAGAGCTGTTTTCTAACCAACCAATTAGATCGTGGTCGTAAagattcaacaattttttttctaaatagtaTTTTCAGTTGCTGAGAATACTAGAAAATGGTCAAGAAATCGAGTCGAAAGAAACCTTTGCAAGGGAAACGGGACATATAAGGGACCAATATTGTTTTCTCTTGTGAAGACTTCctattttcctttcaaattgGTTAAGAGTGGCAATGTAATAACGAATGTGGGAGCAATTATGCAAGACAACAGGAGAATTATTAACAAGGGGGCGCAGAATACAGAATCTATGCAGAATTCTTGCCCAAATCAGTTACAGTAGTGCAAGGCTACTCGTCtatatgataataataatacacaGCCTCTAAtagtttgaaaactaaaatttctattCTTCGTTTTCGCAAATAAGTTATACATGCTTATAACATTCTTGTGGACATGTTTCAAttctgaaattaaagaaaaagagtTGAAGACtttcttatttctatttcaataaTGTTACTTTGTTCATCTGTTCTATATATATCTAGTCTAGAATACATCATTTTAGTACAAGTCCAATTCTTAATATACGTTTTAATATAGGGCCTGCCATTTAACTATTAGACGATTTTTCCCCTAGAATTCGTGTTTGAACTGTGATAAAAGTTAATTTAGGGCATCATTcactattaattttatattatggAATCAGATACACTGTCCCACTACTCAATAGTTGTCTATGTTCCAAAGTGGAATAATGAGGGTTGATAATttgtctttgggaaaaaaacgTGGTCGAAGGAGGCTACTGTGACGAAGAATTCTGTGGcagtaataagaaaaaatgatggCCAAAAACCAAGAAGGGCCAGGAGTTGTTGCTGGGACCAAACGCGAACACCTCATCAAGCATCCACTGAtgatttgtaaaaatttatttaaccgACGGGCCCCGTTTGCCGTCGGAAAGGCCAGAAGGGTGGGAGGTAGTACTTGTTACTCACATTCGTACAAATTTAGTTAGAAACTTAATTGCTACATTTGTCTAGAAGTAATACAATTTAAAAGCGTTCGTATCGCCCGGAATTAGAATACCACATAAAgtatatttcgttttaattcaatcaaaacttggctgtaattttgtgaaaaatccatttttatccaaaatttgGGCTTGTTGAAAACAAACGGAAATGGAACAAAAATCCTACGTAAACGTCAAGACACAATATCGGTTGAATTTGTCTCCTTGTAGAGGGATGCACCAGAGGTAATTATCAGCTTTGGTGGTTGGTACTCGCGAGTGAAAACAAGCACGCTTCCTCTTTATTTTCTAGTGGATAAAATCCTGGGACCTTAATTTCATGAATTAACAAAAccttgctattttttttatcaaagaagGGGTCTGAACACTCTACCTCCAGGTCAACATACCTCCGGGACGCCGTGCTTCCCGTAAACTCAATTAGAAACCCTCGGCTCCCGTGGTTTTTCGAAACGTTGCTTTTTCGCATAAGAGGATGGGCAAAGTTAATGTAGTGTTTTGTTTtccaaaagtttttcttagaaaaCGAGCTAGTAGAGAATTTTCC from Artemia franciscana chromosome 5, ASM3288406v1, whole genome shotgun sequence harbors:
- the LOC136027204 gene encoding polyadenylate-binding protein-interacting protein 2B-like, whose amino-acid sequence is MKGPNETNKDPTEDSNDVQNGSQENETKNGEAGNGVAIQAPEPEDFSEYMWMANEEEFERQVLQQLEEEALMEECMLESFNGLSPGFEPFPQQDQMMMFQPLVQQPPVPSFQIPFNYPNWSPLNNENPVSPDTLAMNMVNLALSQNTRIESQASRIESQAARTVKLNPEAAEFVPRFGSVQQNQNDSNSTQT